From one Triticum urartu cultivar G1812 chromosome 3, Tu2.1, whole genome shotgun sequence genomic stretch:
- the LOC125548710 gene encoding uncharacterized protein LOC125548710: protein MGNCAASRHAGESWADDGEWEEASSTYEDGDHHHHHHDASEEHLSEVTIRITRRQLHELMERKTPGGRGSSTRQLLADIMDSGEVHHHDVHREEHWRPTLQSIPEAVES from the coding sequence ATGGGGAACTGCGCGGCGTCGCGGCACGCCGGTGAGTCGTGGGCGGACGACGGCGAGTGGGAGGAGGCGTCGTCCACGTACGAGgacggcgaccaccaccaccatcaccatgACGCGTCGGAGGAGCACCTGTCGGAGGTGACGATCAGGATCACCAGGAGGCAGCTGCACGAGCTGATGGAGAGGAAGACGCCCGGCGGCCGGGGTAGCAGCACCCGGCAGCTGCTGGCGGACATCATGGACTCCGGGGAGGTGCACCACCATGACGTGCACCGGGAGGAGCACTGGAGGCCCACGCTGCAGAGCATTCCGGAGGCCGTCGAGTCGTGA
- the LOC125548711 gene encoding uncharacterized protein LOC125548711, translating into MGNCAASRHAGESWADDGEWEGASSTSEDDHHHRHHHHDASEEHLSEVTIRITKRQLHELMGRKTPGGRGSSTRQLLADIMDSGEVHHHDVHREEHWKPALRSIPEAVES; encoded by the coding sequence ATGGGGAACTGCGCGGCGTCGCGGCACGCTGGGGAGTCGTGGGCGGACGACGGCGAGTGGGAGGGGGCGTCGTCCACGTCGGAAGACgaccaccaccaccgccaccaccaccatgACGCGTCGGAGGAGCACTTGTCGGAGGTGACGATCAGGATCACCAAGAGGCAGCTGCACGAGCTGATGGGGAGGAAGACGCCCGGCGGCCGGGGTAGCAGCACTCGGCAGCTGCTGGCGGATATCATGGACTCCGGGGAGGTGCACCACCATGACGTGCACCGGGAGGAGCACTGGAAGCCCGCGCTACGGAGCATTCCGGAGGCCGTCGAGTCATGA